A genomic segment from Drosophila miranda strain MSH22 chromosome 3, D.miranda_PacBio2.1, whole genome shotgun sequence encodes:
- the LOC108158517 gene encoding putative protein TPRXL, translating into MFETTLTLPRTSVLTEPLGSVVPSTSTAAVAVQTTKRRRRRRNKRRRKSSLSGITEASSSRTYDPVMTGSSSSSMRSTGGGGPGALRRGRYRGVSSSSTSAAAAAAAAAAASAAASAAASMSGGSSPSMYMDPQDYFETLD; encoded by the coding sequence ATGTTCGAGACCACGCTGACCCTGCCGCGCACCAGCGTGCTGACCGAACCGCTGGGCAGCGTAGTACCCTCCACATCGACCGCGGCGGTGGCTGTCCAGACGACCAAGCGTCGCCGGCGTCGTCGCAACAAGAGGCGACGCAAGTCCTCGCTCTCCGGCATCACCGAAGCGTCCTCATCCCGCACCTACGATCCTGTCAtgacgggcagcagcagcagcagcatgcgTAGTACGGGTGGGGGGGGCCCGGGTGCATTGCGTCGTGGTCGTTATCGCGGGGTCAGCTCATCctcaacatcagcagcagcggcggcggcggcagcggcagcagcgtcTGCGGCGGCATCAGCAGCCGCATCCATGAGTGGCGGAAGCAGTCCTTCGATGTATATGGATCCGCAGGACTACTTCGAGACGCTCGACTAG